In Amaranthus tricolor cultivar Red isolate AtriRed21 chromosome 5, ASM2621246v1, whole genome shotgun sequence, a genomic segment contains:
- the LOC130813076 gene encoding protein DMP8-like, protein MEQITEQPEFGIRIYTASPSLDFTLPSSTPPPPSDPATQPVAPKKRRAAVAKSVQGTLSKTSMLAHFLPTGTLLTFEMVLPSIYGVGECSSVATIMTSILIVLCALSCFFFHFTDSFRTPDGKVYYGFVTRNGLAVFKPGLDVEVPKDDKYNIHFADFVHAMMSVMVFMAIALSDHRVTNCLLPGHGKEMEEAMESFPLMVGIVCSCLFLVFPKARFGVGCMAT, encoded by the coding sequence ATGGAGCAAATAACTGAACAACCAGAATTTGGCATCAGAATTTACACAGCTTCTCCTTCATTAGACTTTACACTACCATCATCAACCCCTCCTCCTCCATCAGATCCCGCCACACAACCTGTTGCACCTAAGAAAAGGCGGGCTGCGGTCGCAAAATCAGTCCAAGGAACCCTCTCGAAAACCTCGATGTTAGCCCATTTCCTCCCTACTGGGACCCTCTTAACTTTTGAGATGGTACTTCCATCAATATATGGTGTTGGTGAATGCAGTTCCGTAGCCACTATTATGACTTCCATCCTCATTGTACTTTGTGCTCTTTCATGTTTCTTCTTTCATTTTACAGATAGTTTTCGGACTCCTGATGGGAAGGTGTACTATGGGTTTGTGACTCGAAATGGGTTGGCGGTTTTCAAACCGGGTTTGGATGTGGAGGTTCCGAAAGATGACAAGTATAACATCCATTTTGCTGATTTTGTACATGCTATGATGTCTGTTATGGTGTTTATGGCGATTGCATTATCAGATCATCGGGTTACCAACTGTCTTCTTCCGGGTCATGGTAAAGAGATGGAGGAAGCCATGGAAAGTTTTCCTTTAATGGTAGGGATTGTTTGTAGTTGTCTTTTTCTTGTGTTTCCTAAGGCCCGTTTTGGTGTTGGGTGTATGGCCACATAA